CTCTGGAGTTGCTGTAGGAAGAACTTTTGCTGCAATATTAGAAAATTATCAACAAGAAGATGGATCTGTTGTAATACCAGAAGTTTTAAGGCCATACATGAAAGTAGATGTGATAAAGAAATAAATATATTGTTTTCCAATATTATACTATATAAGCATATTGACAATAAAGCTGGGGTATGATATACTTTATATCGTCCCAGCTGGGAGAGGTGTCCGAGTGGTTTAAGGAGCTGGTCTTGAAAACCAGTGACTCCTTCACGGAGCCGTGGGTTCGAATCCCACCCTCTCCGCCAGAAAGTTAATATTTTTTTATGAGCAACTAACGTGGAGAAGTACCCAAGATGGTGAAGGGGCGGTCCTGCTAAGACTGTAGGTCGGGGATAACCCGGCGCGAGGGTTCGAGTCCCTCCTTCTCCGCCATTTTATTATAGTGTTGCTCTATTTTTCATAGAAAAAATACAAAGTAGGCTTTTGCCTACTTTTATTCTTTGTCTTTGCCTAATATAACTGTCACATCTACATTTGCATCAGGAGAGATATCTTTTTCTACATTGGTTATAAAAAGAGTTTTTGCGACTTTTTCAGCCCTTTCTTCATCTGTTCTTGCATATACATGGGAAGAAGTAAAAGTCATGCCAATGACGTTTCCGATTTTCACAACGTCAAAACCCTCATTTTTTAAAACTTCAGCGTACTTTGTGGCAAGCCCTGGTATTCCTGCACCGTTTAACACTTCTACTTTTATGTTTTTGTTTTCTGCAAAAGATGTTGTTGAAGTATTTGAGGTTGAAACCTCATCGCTAAAAAGTTCTTTTACTATTTCTTGAACTTTTATATTGTCTACAAAGAAATAGCTGGTATTTCCTTCATATCGGCCTTCTCCGGGAAGAGCCATTGCATTTATAGTCGAAGGCTTGTCTTTTATAAATTGATAAGCGTATTGAGTTATCTCAGAGGCGGTTAAGTCTGTTTTCAAATATTGACTGACTGCTATTGCTAAAGAAGGTACTTTTGGTAATATTGAGGGTTGCAGCATTTTTTTTAAGAAAGCTTCGAGAAATTGATGCTGTGCCTTTATTCTTCCAAGGTCACCGTCTACATAACCATGTCTATATCTTACAAACTGAATTGCCTTTTCTCCATCTAATACTTGCCTACCTTTTTTTAAATCTATATGAAGAGGGGGATTTGCACTGTTGTCATCGTATTTCATGTTAAAGGGTACATCGACTTCTACTCCCCCGATTGTATCTATTATTTTTTTGAAACCTTCATAATTTAAAATTACATAATTATCGATTTTGATACCTAATAAATCTTCTACTGCTTTTTCTAACCCTTCAATTTTTCCTTCAGAAAAGGCAGCATTTATTTTTTTCTCTTCTGGAGCGTTAAATCCTGGCCTTGGATAGTATGTATCTCTTGGAATTGATAATATATTTATTTTTTTGTTTACAGCGTCATAGTTTATTACAAAAATAGTATCTGATAAATTGTTTTCATCACTGCCTACAAAAAGAATGTTTTTCCTTTCTATAGCTTGCTCTTTATTTTGAGACTCATTTCTACTAACGGTAGAAGTATTTTTTTCATTTGAAGCAGGGACATGAATATTTTTATAAAATATATAAGTTCCCACACCAAGGGAAAGGACAATACCTATTATAATAAGAATTATTATTTTTAATATTCTTTTCATGGTTTTTCCTCCTATAACTACCGTACCATTATTTTGTTTATATAATGAATATATAGCATTTTAAAAATTAAAAGTCAATTAATAGAATGTTACAAGTTATTAAATATTGATTCTAGTGTAAAAAGCCTCTTTTCTTTATGAAGAAGTATAAATATAAAATAGATTGAATAAATAAACATAAAAATATAGGTAGTACAAATTTTCATAGAATTATGTTAGAATCAAAGAAGCAAAAATTACAACAAATGGGGTGTTGCACTTGTTTAGAGAAAACAGCGACCATTTTCAACAATCTTTATTTGAAAGTGTTAACTTCATGGATTCAAGGATAAAGGCTAAACTAGAAAAATCATGGGCACCCATATTCTATAAATACGTGTTCTGCAACATCGATGAAAAACCCTTTTCAGTCTTATACAGTGATACAGGAAGGCCTAACTTCCCGGTTAACATACTCCTTTCCCTGGAATACATAAAACACCTTAAAAACTACTCTGATGATGAACTTATTGAAAACTTTAACTTCAATTACCTGATAAATTACGCTGTAGGAATAAGGACATTAGGAGGCATGAACCTTTCAGAGAAAACCTTGTATGACTTTAGATCAAGGATATACCAATACCTCATAAAACATCCTGAACAAGAGGACTTGATATTCGGGCAATTTCTAAATCTTACCAGTATTTTTGCCAAAGAAGCAGGCATATCCATGAAAGAACAGCGCATGGACTCCACCATGTTCATGTCAAACATCAAAAAAGCAGGAAGAATCGCCCTTGCCTTTGATGTACTTTACAGGGCAGTAAAATCCATCCCTGAAGATAGACTTTCAGAGAACCTGAAAGAAGTCCTCAACCCTAAATTCAAGACAGAAGTGATACATAAAACCAAGCCTTCAGAAAGCGAAAGCAGGCTCGAAATACTCTTGAATCTGTGCCAAGAAGCAAAGGAAACAATCGAAAACATTCCCGGACTTGAAAAATCCGATGCATATAAAATCCTCGCAAGATTCCTGTCAGAACAGGCGTACTACGACGAAAAAACCAAGAGGCTCAAGGCCAAAGACAGCAAAAGCATACCCAGCGATTCCCTTCAGTCAGCATACGATGAGGATGCTACTTATCGCAAGAAGGGGAACAAAGCTGAAAGCGGATACGTTTTAAACCTCAGCGAAACCTGTTCAAAAGAAAATCCCTTCCAGCTCATAACAGACTATACGGTAGAAAAGAACATAAAAAGCGATGTAGAACTTTTAAAAGAAAGACTACCTATTGTAAAACAAAATACTGAATGCCAAGAAGTCTATGTAGACGGTGGTTATTACTCCGAAGAAGTAGTGCAAATTGCAAAAGAAAACGGTGTGGAACTCCACTTTACCGACTTAAGCGGCAGGAAGCCTATTTCTAGGATATCAGTGACCGAATATGAAATAGATGAAGAAACGAAAGTGATAACGAAGTGCCCAAGGGGAATAATACCCATCCATGCCGGTGTTAAGAAGGGGCAGACGGTGGCCCATTTTCCAAAAGAAGCCTGTGCAATGTGTGAATTGAAAAATCAATGTTACTGCAAAGAACAGAAAAAAGATTACGTGGTGAGGATAAATCTAAAATCGATAGAAGCAGCCAAACAACGGGAAAAGATAGAATGTAGGTGTGAGGAAGACAAGAGCAAAAGAGCTGCAATAGAAGGTACCAATTCAGCCTTGAAGAGGGGTCATGGTCTTTCGAAGCTTCGAGTAAGGGGACTTGTAAAATGTAGAGTAAACGTAGGCTTAAAGGTATTGGCCCAGAACTTTAAGCGTTTTGCAAGATACATGTTGGAGCGAGCTAAAAAAGCTATTCCAAAGGTCCGAGGGGGAAGTGTGCCCATATTGGCCCAATAAATGGTAATAACGTATTATAAAGGTAAAATATAAGCTTTTCTTGGCGGACTTTAAACTGGATTTTTGTTATCATAGGTGCAAATTACCACAATTTACCTAAATAAATTTGTCAAAGTACAGAAAAGCAGATTCTAAAATTGAGTTTCTACACTAGAATCAATATTTATTAAGTTTATTCTCCTTCTTTCTCTATTTAAAGACTACATATCAAGATTATGATATAATTAATAAAAAGAAAAGCTATGAAAAAGGGGTGCTGAGTTTGAAAAGACCTAATATTTTTTTAATTTCTTTTATCATTTTAATTTTTGTGATTTTGGGAATTATTGTAAATTTTATAAACATCCTCGTGGATTTTCAATGGTTTTCTGATTTGCATTATCTTAATGTATTTTTTAAAAAATTTTTGACTCAGCTTACAATGGGTGTGCCGATTTTCATTCTTGTATTTATGGTGTTGTATTTTTATACAAACAAGATAATAAGAGATTATGTTAACTTTGCACAGGATATAATCGTTAAAAAGAATATTAACATATATAGAAGATTAGGTATTGCTATTTCTCTATTAATTGCACTATTTATAACGCTATATGCAGCGACAAATTGGTGGAATGATTTATTGTTTTTTGTAAATTCTGTAGATTTTAATGAAACTGACCCCATATTTCATAAAGACATTAGCTTCTATATGTTTAAGTTACCGCTTTTTTATGATATTTATAATCTTTTAATTGTGTTTATACCTGTGATGATAGTTGTCGTAATAATCGCGTATGGACTAATGTACTTGTCTGATAAAACAAGGTTTTATGAGATTTCAGACAGAGACGGAAATTTATTTAAAGCCATTTATAACAAAGACATTTTAATAAAAGCATTTAAAGAAGTTGTCCTCTTAGGATTTATCTTTTTTGTACTCATGGGCATAGGGTATTATTTAAAAGCTTTTAAACTTTTGTATTCTACCAAAGGTATAGTTTTTGGAGCGACTTATACTGATATTCACGTTTCACTGCAGTTTTACAGGGCACTTGCAATAATTTCTTTTGTAGCAGCTATTTTACTTTTGATAGGATTTTATAAGAAAAATATAAAATATATAGTTGCTGCTCCGGCTATTATAATAATTTTAGCAGCCATAATGGTGATCACTGAAACAGCCGTTCAGAATTTAATTGTTTCTCCTAATGAGTTAGACAAAGAAAAAAAATATATAAGCTATAACATAGAATACACAAAAAAGGCTTTTGGGTTAGATAGAGTAACAGAAAAAAATTATGATATGAAAAAAGAGTTAACTCCTAAAGTTTTGGAAGAAAATAAGGCTACTATTGATAATATAATGATTAACGACTATAGACCAGTTAAACAGGCGTATAATCAATTACAAGCGATAAGGCTTTATTACAAGTTTAATGACATTGACATGGATAGGTATACAATAAGTGGAAAGTACAGGCAAGTATTTTTAGCAGCAAGAGAGATGGACCATGAGAGTTTATCTCCTCAAGCAAAAACATGGATAAATTTGCATTTAAAATATACCCATGGCTACGGTGTAGTAATGTCTCTAGTCAATGATGTTACACCAACAGGCCAACCGGCTATGATAATAAAAAACATACCACCTTCTACTAATACTGATATAAAAATTGATAGGCCTGAAATTTACTTTGGAGAACTTACTAACGATTATGCTATTGTAAATACAAAAACTGGAGAATTTGATTATCCTTCTGGAGACAAAAATGTCCAGACAAATTATAAAGGAACTACAGGTATACCTATGACATTTATAAACAGGATACTTTTTAGCATATATACAGGGGATGCAAGAATTTTATTGTCTACTGATATAACAAAAGACAGTAAGATACTCATATATCGCAATATAGAGCAAAGGGTTTCTAAAATAGCTCCTTTTTTGCTCTATGACGATGACCCTTACATTGTAATAGATAATGGTAAATTATATTGGATAATAGACGCTTACACTTATTCTGCCAATTATCCATATTCTCAGCCTTATGGGAGTATGGGAATCAATTATATAAGAAATTCTGTGAAAGTAGTAGTAGATGCTTATAATGGAGATGTTAAGTACTATATTTCAGACAATAATGATCCTTTAATAAAAGTATATAGCAAAATCTTCCCTACATTATTTAGAGATATAAAAGAAATGCCTCCTGGTTTGAGACAGCATATAAGGTATCCTCAATTTCTATTTGACATTCAAGCAGAGGTTTATAAAAATTATCACATGACTGACCCACAAGTGTTTTACAATAAAGAAGACGCATGGGATATTGCAAAAGAAAAATTTGAAGATAAAATAGAGTACCAAGAATCTCAATATATGATAATGAAACTGCCAGGAGAAACTAAAGAAGAATACATTTTAATGATACCTTATACTCCTGCTACAAAAGCTAACATGGTGGCTTGGATGGCAGCGAGAATGGACGGAGAAAATTATGGCAAACTTATTGTATATAAATTTCCCAAAAATACCATTATTTATGGACCTTTGCAAATAGAAAACATGATTGATCAAGACCCTAATATTTCTAAAGAATTAAGTTTGTGGAACCAACAGGGCTCAACAGTCAGCAGAGGAAATCTCCTTTCGATTCCGATTGATGATTCTATGCTTTATGTAGAGCCTTTGTATATACAGTCGCAAAATCAGAATGCATTGCCAGAAGTAAAGAGAGTTATTGTAGCTTATAAAGACCAGATTGTAATGGAAGATACTTTAAAAAATGCTTTAAATAAATTGTTTAACCTGAATACTCAGCAAATATCTCAGCAAAATGTACCTTCAAATACAGCAAATGATACACAAAAGCAGCTTATAGAGAAGGCTCATGAAACATATCAAAACGCTATGGAAGCAGTTCAGAAAGGAAATTGGTCTGATTTTGGAAAATATATGGAGGAATTAAGGAAGATATTAGATGAATTAAATAAAAGTGTGAAAAAATAATATAAGGGAAATAAAGCAAAGTTACAATTGCAATTGAAATTAAAATGTGTTATTATATATTATAGCTTAAGCGCCCGTAGCTCAATTGGATAGAGCGTTTGACTACGGATCAAAAGGCTGGGGGTTCGACTCCCTCCGGGCGCACCATTTTGAGAGATTGAAGGTATCGGAATTGCGCCGATACCTTTTTTGATTTTTATATTTTTCATGCATTCCCAGCAAAAGCTCCAAATATTATTGAAGGCATAACATCATAATAGATAGAAATGACATGTCTACAGGTGACTTATTAATATTGTATACTAACATTAAAACAGCAATTCTATCTACCAATTTCCTATATCCGAAATTATCTGCAATGATATAAAAAACCAGTATTTCTATTTTTATTCATATTTTTCACCTTTTTACGAAGCAAGTAAGTAGGCACTTTTGCAATATTAACATCCAATATTTTCTTTTTATATTTAGGTATCTATACAAACCTGTAATTCTCTTTGCTTCATTTTTAGCATTTTTCTAATTTTCTTAACTATTTCACCTGGTGTTAGAAATTCCGATTATTTGGACTTAAGCGACATTATTTTGTACAAAAGTGCCAAATTTCCTCCATTGGTGTAAGTGGTTATTAGTGGTATAATGATAATGGAAATTGCTAAAAAGTTAACTTTTGTTACAAAATGGTTGATGTCAGTTGATGTTTTGGCAAATAAAAATTTTATGGTGGGGTGGTAAAAATGGCCAGTGTGACATTGCAGAATTATTATGACATTGTTATAGCAGGGGACTCTATTTCAAGGGGTGTAGTATACAGCGAAGAAAAAAATAAATATGTTATATCAGATGTAAATTATGTAAATTTACTAAAGAATAACATAAAAGGAACAGTAAAAAATATTGCTAAGTTTGGGAACACTCTTTTAAAAGGTATTGACACTTTGAAGAGGTACTTGTCAAAAGATAAACCTGATATAGTTGTAATAGAATTTGGAGGAAATGACTGTGATTTCGACTGGGAAGAAATTGCAAAGAATCCTTATGATGAGCATAGACCCAAAACAGATTTTTATATTTTTAAAGAAAAGCTTAAAGAATTGATAAAATCCTTAGATGATGCAAACATAATTCCTGTGTTAATGACATTACCTCCTTTGGATGCTGACAGATATTTTAAATGGATAAGTAAAAACAGTGAAGAGATGGGCAAAAACATTTTAAAGTGGTTAGGCAGTGTGACTAAAATATATTGGTGGCAGGAAAAGTATAACTCAGCTATATTGAGTATAGCTGAAGAAACAAAAACAAGGCTTATTGATATAAGGAGCGCTTTTTTGAATTACCCAGATTTTAGGCAATTTATTTGTGCAGATGGTATTCATCCTAATGAAAAAGGCCATAAAATAATAGCACATAAGATATATGAGTATCTGCAGAGAAATTATACATATCTTTTGAAAGAGTAAACATATAAAGATTAATCCAAAATTTAAAAAAAAGATAGCAAAGACTTATGTTGTAACGATATCCTTTTATTTTTATCAAGGAAGTAAGGAATCTGTGACAATCTATTTTTGTATTAAATAATAATTTTGCTACAACTATTATAAAAGTTGAACAAAATTAAAAAAATTTTGTTGAGAATGTTTACTATGAATGTTTTGTGTGATATAATTTCAAGTGGAAATAATATATACCTCCCTAGAGTAAGGCGGTAATAAACGACGATACAGCGGAGCTTTATACGTGATACTAATGAAAATGGAGGTGTGACTAATTGAGCAATTTGTTATTTATTTGGGTAGCGATGTTTTTGGTATGGACTGCATTGAATGCGCCACTATCAGCCCAAAAAACTATTTTTGGAATTATTTTATCATTTTTGATTGCAGTAATTGCTAATGTATATGATAAAGAGCAAAAAAAATTTAAATTAAAAACTTTTTTTTGTTTGATTAAATATTTCGTCGTGTTTTTAAAAGAACTTGTCAAAGCTAATTTGAATATGGCAAGAATAGTTTTGACTCCTTCTTTACCTATTTCGCCTAAGATTTTCAAGGTTACAACAAGCCTTAAGTCTCCAATAGCAAGAACATTACTTGCAAATTCTATAACTTTAACTCCAGGAACAATATCTGTAGAACTTGATGGGGATACATTATACATTCATGTGGTTGAGGGTGATAAAGTAGAAAACGTTGAAGATTTAAAAGGACCCTTTGAAAAGATTTTAAGGGAGGCTTTTGAATGATAATAAATGTTATTTTAGGATTAGTGATTTTCGGTCTTTTATTAAGCTTTATAAGGTTGGTAAGGAGCAGTTCAATTGAAAGCAAAGTGGTTGCTATTGACATTATGACAACTATTTCTTCGGGACTAATAGTGATTTTTGCTTTTATAAGCGATAACGGGTTATTTTTAGATGTGGCGCTGGTATATGGTATTTTGTCTTTTATTGGGGTTGTAGCAATAGCTCGTTATTTAGAAGGAGGAATTTAGTATGCAGTATATTGGATACTTTTTCTTGCTTATTGGAGCTGTTTTTTTAGCGCTAGCAGGTCTCGGAATATATAGGATGCCGGATGTATTAAATCAATCTCAAGCGGGGACTAAAGCATCAACTATGGGGATTGTTGGACTATTTATTGGTTTTGCTTTTCTTAAACCATTGTGGGCCCCCAAGTTAATTCTTATGGCATTGTTTTTTCTT
The sequence above is a segment of the Thermoanaerobacter ethanolicus JW 200 genome. Coding sequences within it:
- a CDS encoding UPF0182 family membrane protein, whose protein sequence is MKRPNIFLISFIILIFVILGIIVNFINILVDFQWFSDLHYLNVFFKKFLTQLTMGVPIFILVFMVLYFYTNKIIRDYVNFAQDIIVKKNINIYRRLGIAISLLIALFITLYAATNWWNDLLFFVNSVDFNETDPIFHKDISFYMFKLPLFYDIYNLLIVFIPVMIVVVIIAYGLMYLSDKTRFYEISDRDGNLFKAIYNKDILIKAFKEVVLLGFIFFVLMGIGYYLKAFKLLYSTKGIVFGATYTDIHVSLQFYRALAIISFVAAILLLIGFYKKNIKYIVAAPAIIIILAAIMVITETAVQNLIVSPNELDKEKKYISYNIEYTKKAFGLDRVTEKNYDMKKELTPKVLEENKATIDNIMINDYRPVKQAYNQLQAIRLYYKFNDIDMDRYTISGKYRQVFLAAREMDHESLSPQAKTWINLHLKYTHGYGVVMSLVNDVTPTGQPAMIIKNIPPSTNTDIKIDRPEIYFGELTNDYAIVNTKTGEFDYPSGDKNVQTNYKGTTGIPMTFINRILFSIYTGDARILLSTDITKDSKILIYRNIEQRVSKIAPFLLYDDDPYIVIDNGKLYWIIDAYTYSANYPYSQPYGSMGINYIRNSVKVVVDAYNGDVKYYISDNNDPLIKVYSKIFPTLFRDIKEMPPGLRQHIRYPQFLFDIQAEVYKNYHMTDPQVFYNKEDAWDIAKEKFEDKIEYQESQYMIMKLPGETKEEYILMIPYTPATKANMVAWMAARMDGENYGKLIVYKFPKNTIIYGPLQIENMIDQDPNISKELSLWNQQGSTVSRGNLLSIPIDDSMLYVEPLYIQSQNQNALPEVKRVIVAYKDQIVMEDTLKNALNKLFNLNTQQISQQNVPSNTANDTQKQLIEKAHETYQNAMEAVQKGNWSDFGKYMEELRKILDELNKSVKK
- a CDS encoding transposase translates to MLHLFRENSDHFQQSLFESVNFMDSRIKAKLEKSWAPIFYKYVFCNIDEKPFSVLYSDTGRPNFPVNILLSLEYIKHLKNYSDDELIENFNFNYLINYAVGIRTLGGMNLSEKTLYDFRSRIYQYLIKHPEQEDLIFGQFLNLTSIFAKEAGISMKEQRMDSTMFMSNIKKAGRIALAFDVLYRAVKSIPEDRLSENLKEVLNPKFKTEVIHKTKPSESESRLEILLNLCQEAKETIENIPGLEKSDAYKILARFLSEQAYYDEKTKRLKAKDSKSIPSDSLQSAYDEDATYRKKGNKAESGYVLNLSETCSKENPFQLITDYTVEKNIKSDVELLKERLPIVKQNTECQEVYVDGGYYSEEVVQIAKENGVELHFTDLSGRKPISRISVTEYEIDEETKVITKCPRGIIPIHAGVKKGQTVAHFPKEACAMCELKNQCYCKEQKKDYVVRINLKSIEAAKQREKIECRCEEDKSKRAAIEGTNSALKRGHGLSKLRVRGLVKCRVNVGLKVLAQNFKRFARYMLERAKKAIPKVRGGSVPILAQ
- a CDS encoding monovalent cation/H+ antiporter complex subunit F, producing the protein MIINVILGLVIFGLLLSFIRLVRSSSIESKVVAIDIMTTISSGLIVIFAFISDNGLFLDVALVYGILSFIGVVAIARYLEGGI
- a CDS encoding SGNH/GDSL hydrolase family protein; the protein is MASVTLQNYYDIVIAGDSISRGVVYSEEKNKYVISDVNYVNLLKNNIKGTVKNIAKFGNTLLKGIDTLKRYLSKDKPDIVVIEFGGNDCDFDWEEIAKNPYDEHRPKTDFYIFKEKLKELIKSLDDANIIPVLMTLPPLDADRYFKWISKNSEEMGKNILKWLGSVTKIYWWQEKYNSAILSIAEETKTRLIDIRSAFLNYPDFRQFICADGIHPNEKGHKIIAHKIYEYLQRNYTYLLKE
- a CDS encoding LCP family protein produces the protein MKRILKIIILIIIGIVLSLGVGTYIFYKNIHVPASNEKNTSTVSRNESQNKEQAIERKNILFVGSDENNLSDTIFVINYDAVNKKINILSIPRDTYYPRPGFNAPEEKKINAAFSEGKIEGLEKAVEDLLGIKIDNYVILNYEGFKKIIDTIGGVEVDVPFNMKYDDNSANPPLHIDLKKGRQVLDGEKAIQFVRYRHGYVDGDLGRIKAQHQFLEAFLKKMLQPSILPKVPSLAIAVSQYLKTDLTASEITQYAYQFIKDKPSTINAMALPGEGRYEGNTSYFFVDNIKVQEIVKELFSDEVSTSNTSTTSFAENKNIKVEVLNGAGIPGLATKYAEVLKNEGFDVVKIGNVIGMTFTSSHVYARTDEERAEKVAKTLFITNVEKDISPDANVDVTVILGKDKE
- a CDS encoding Na+/H+ antiporter subunit E; translation: MSNLLFIWVAMFLVWTALNAPLSAQKTIFGIILSFLIAVIANVYDKEQKKFKLKTFFCLIKYFVVFLKELVKANLNMARIVLTPSLPISPKIFKVTTSLKSPIARTLLANSITLTPGTISVELDGDTLYIHVVEGDKVENVEDLKGPFEKILREAFE
- the mnhG gene encoding monovalent cation/H(+) antiporter subunit G, which translates into the protein MQYIGYFFLLIGAVFLALAGLGIYRMPDVLNQSQAGTKASTMGIVGLFIGFAFLKPLWAPKLILMALFFLFTSPIASHAICKAAIKRNKAKLILKENAFSKEGE